The following is a genomic window from Armatimonadota bacterium.
GTTGACGATCCTGATCTCGACTAGCCCTTGCTCTCGCGCGCGGCCGACGATGCTCGCATCGAACGGGCCGGCGAACATCTCCGGGAACAGCGTCAGTACGTCAATTCGCATCGGCATCGCCAAGGGTGCTGCACGGACCGGCCCTTAGATCTCCTCCGGCAACTCAACTACGATCCTACCGGCGCGGAGATCAATCCCGCGAATGACCTCGCGCGTCGCGGGGATCATGGCCCTGTCGGTCGCGTAGACGTCGTTGGCCTTGGTGCGCAGCACCTCCCGCACGCGGCCGAGGTCCTCCCCGTCAACCGTCACCACTTCAAGCCCCACGATATCATCAATGAAATAGTGCCCCTCGGGGAGCGCAATCGCCTGCGCGCGCGGGATCAGGATGTACGCGCCCCGCAACGCTTCCGCGGCGTCTCTGTCGTCGCAGTCCTTCAGCTTGAGCAGCACCCGGGACGGGCCGACTGCGGCGCGCTCAATGACGGCCCCGCGCCGCTCGCCCCCGGGAAGCTCGAGAGACACATCACTCAGTTCCGCGAATCGCTGCGGCACGTCGGTCAGCGGCTCGACTCGCACTTGCCCCTTGACACCGTGCGGGGCAGTGATGCGCCCAACGGCGATCTCGGCGTCTTCGCGCGGGCGCTGCCGCGGTGCGTCACTTCCTGGGGTCACGGATTTCCGTGACAATCCCGTCTTTGATGACGATTTCGGCCTGCGTGAGTTTCTCGTAGAGGTTATCGCCCTCCTTGATTTCGATCATGCTCTCAATCGTCCCGCGCGGGAACTCCGAGCCGAGTTCGAGCCCACGCACTTCCTCTGCGCGCTCCAGCAATTCCTTCTTAACCGACTCCTGACGCCCCTTCTCGGCTTCGATCTGCTGGCGCACCTGCATTGCCTGATTGAGGTCGGCGCGCTGCAGATCCGCCAGCACCCGTCGCGCCTGGAAGTCGATCTGGTCTAGGCGACGCTGCGCCGAGTCCGCCGCCTCTTGCAGCTCCTTGTCCATCTCCTGCTTGAACTGCTCCGTGACTATCACCCGCAGCGCCACCGGGCGCATGACTGTCAGATTGGCCACGTATATCCTCCCGATCTACCCAAAGGGTCTACTCATTCATCGGGGTGCTTGTTGATGTCCACCCAGATGTTCTTGTTCTGCTTCGCGCCGGCGGCCTTCGCCACGGTGCGCAGCGAGTTGGCTATGCGCCCCCCCTTGCCGATAACGCGCCCCATATCATCCGACGCCACGCGCACTTCGAAGATGATACTCCTCTCCCCCTCCACCTGGCTCACCACTACCCGGTCCGGCTCGTCAACCAGCGCCTTGACAATCATCTCGATCAGGTCTTTCACGATTAGCACCTCCGCCGACTGGCCTTGGCCCGTAAGGTATAACTAGCATCGGCCCGGCGCGTGGCGCATATACCGTCGTCCGCGCCGGAATCGCGGTGCCGCGAGGTATCTGTCAATTCGCGGTTGTGGTTTCTTCGGGCGCTTCTTCCGGAGCCGGCGCCGCCGGGGCATCGGACGCCGCCTCAGACTGCGGCTCAGTTGCGTCCGGCTGCGGCTGCGCCGCTTCTGCTTCAGGAGCGGGCGTCTCGGCGGCCGGCTGCTCCGGCGCTTCAGCCTCCGCCGAGGGGGGCGCGGCAGGCGGCTGTCCAGCGGCCTCGGCGCCTGGCTCCTCGGCAGCCGCGGGCGCAGCTTCCGCTCTAGGTGCGACCTGCGCCTCGCCCTTGCCGAAATCCGGCATTGGCTTGCCTTGCTCCTCGTAGAACTTCTGAAGTATGCCCTGTTGGATCAGCAGGTCGCGTACCGTTTCCGTCGGCAGCGCGCCGTGTTTGAGCCACTTGAGCGCCAGCTCTTCCTTGATCCCGACCTCGTGGGGCTGGCGCGCCGGATTGTAATACCCGATGACCTCGATGAAGCGCCCGTCCCTCGGTGACCGCACATCGGTCGCAACGATTCGATAGCGTGGTTGATGCTTGGCCCCGACTCTTCGCAGGCGAAGTTTAACAGCCATTTGTCCTTCTTATCTCCTGGTCTCGTGTTCCCTCGCGCTCGAACGCGCGCCGTCTATCATACACTCCCCGCCTTAGGTCCAGGGCAAACGCAGCTTCGGCATCTTGCCCCGCGTTTCCATTTCGGCGAGGCGATGGTACGTTTCCTTGAACTGCTTGAACTGGCCCAAGAGCTGGTTCACCGCCTGCGGCGATGTGCCGCTTCCCTGTGCGATGCGGCGCCGCCGGCTCCCCTTGATGATCTCCGGCTGCGCGCGCTCCTGGGATGTCATGGATTGCATGATTGCCCTGAGCTGCTTCATCCGCGCCGGGTCAATCTCCAGGTTCCCCGGCAAGCGCATCTGCCGGAAGCCGGGTATCATGTCCAGCAGTTGATCGAGCGGCCCCATCTTCGAGATCTGACCCAACTGCTCCATGAAATCGTTGAGGTCGAACGTGCGCGTGCGCAGCTTGCGCTCAAGCTCTGCCGCCTGTCGCTCGTCCACCGCCGATTCCGCGCGTTCGATCAACGTCAACACGTCGCCCATGCCGAGGATGCGCGAGACCATGCGGTCGGGATGAAACGCCTCGAGCGCATCGAGCTTCTCCCCCACTCCGACGAGCTTGATCGGCGTGCCGGTGACGGCCCGTATCGAGACCGCGGCCCCGCCGCGCGCATCGCCGTCGAGCTTGGTCAGGATGAAGCCGGTCACGTTGAGCGCCGCATCAAATTCCTGCGCCACGCGCACCGCGTCCTGTCCCGTCATGGCGTCGAGCACGAGCAACGTTTCCGCCGGCGACACCTCCTGCTGCATCCGGCACAGCTCGCCCATAAGTTCCTCGTCCACATGCAGGCGGCCTTGCGTGTCGAGGATCACGGGATCGAGACCCTCCCGCTGCGCCTGCGCCAGCGCCGCGCGGGCGATGTTGACGGGGTCCTCCCGCGCGCCGAGGTCGAACACGGGCACGCCGACCTGTTCGCCGACGATGCGCAACTGCTCAA
Proteins encoded in this region:
- the rimM gene encoding 16S rRNA processing protein RimM, whose translation is MTPGSDAPRQRPREDAEIAVGRITAPHGVKGQVRVEPLTDVPQRFAELSDVSLELPGGERRGAVIERAAVGPSRVLLKLKDCDDRDAAEALRGAYILIPRAQAIALPEGHYFIDDIVGLEVVTVDGEDLGRVREVLRTKANDVYATDRAMIPATREVIRGIDLRAGRIVVELPEEI
- the rpsP gene encoding 30S ribosomal protein S16, which codes for MAVKLRLRRVGAKHQPRYRIVATDVRSPRDGRFIEVIGYYNPARQPHEVGIKEELALKWLKHGALPTETVRDLLIQQGILQKFYEEQGKPMPDFGKGEAQVAPRAEAAPAAAEEPGAEAAGQPPAAPPSAEAEAPEQPAAETPAPEAEAAQPQPDATEPQSEAASDAPAAPAPEEAPEETTTAN
- a CDS encoding YlqD family protein; translation: MANLTVMRPVALRVIVTEQFKQEMDKELQEAADSAQRRLDQIDFQARRVLADLQRADLNQAMQVRQQIEAEKGRQESVKKELLERAEEVRGLELGSEFPRGTIESMIEIKEGDNLYEKLTQAEIVIKDGIVTEIRDPRK
- a CDS encoding KH domain-containing protein; this encodes MKDLIEMIVKALVDEPDRVVVSQVEGERSIIFEVRVASDDMGRVIGKGGRIANSLRTVAKAAGAKQNKNIWVDINKHPDE
- the ffh gene encoding signal recognition particle protein, encoding MFDNLTDKLQAVFDRLARKGRLSEQDVTEACREIRLALLEADVNFKVVKDFVGRVRERAVGHEVLQSLTPGQQVVKVVKEELTELLGGEGELSLQRSPQPPTILMLVGLQGGGKTTTSAKLARLEKKNGRKPLLVATDVRRPAAIEQLRIVGEQVGVPVFDLGAREDPVNIARAALAQAQREGLDPVILDTQGRLHVDEELMGELCRMQQEVSPAETLLVLDAMTGQDAVRVAQEFDAALNVTGFILTKLDGDARGGAAVSIRAVTGTPIKLVGVGEKLDALEAFHPDRMVSRILGMGDVLTLIERAESAVDERQAAELERKLRTRTFDLNDFMEQLGQISKMGPLDQLLDMIPGFRQMRLPGNLEIDPARMKQLRAIMQSMTSQERAQPEIIKGSRRRRIAQGSGTSPQAVNQLLGQFKQFKETYHRLAEMETRGKMPKLRLPWT